The following proteins are co-located in the Tardibacter chloracetimidivorans genome:
- a CDS encoding SixA phosphatase family protein — translation MKTLTLLRHAKSGWDDPVERDFDRPLNAKGRRAAATVGRHMRSLDMHFDQVTASPAARVKETLESVETGYGAPLDPHFDRRIYLASAETLLDVIHDTPDNADTLLLVGHNPGLEELVLLLVPDREEDGERDKVEEKYPTASIAQITLDVPNWRAVQPGGGALSRFIRPRDLDPALGPEKNH, via the coding sequence GTGAAGACACTCACATTGTTGAGACATGCAAAATCGGGCTGGGACGATCCAGTCGAGCGAGATTTCGACCGGCCGCTGAACGCCAAGGGACGCCGCGCCGCAGCCACCGTGGGGCGGCATATGCGATCGCTCGACATGCACTTCGATCAGGTGACCGCGTCTCCGGCGGCGCGGGTGAAGGAGACGCTGGAAAGCGTCGAGACCGGCTATGGCGCGCCGCTGGATCCGCATTTCGACAGGCGCATCTATCTGGCATCGGCCGAGACGCTTCTGGACGTTATTCACGACACGCCCGACAATGCCGACACGCTGCTGCTGGTCGGGCACAATCCAGGGCTTGAGGAGCTGGTGCTGTTGCTGGTCCCCGACCGCGAGGAAGACGGCGAGCGCGACAAGGTGGAGGAGAAATATCCTACCGCCTCGATCGCCCAGATCACCCTTGACGTGCCCAACTGGCGCGCGGTGCAGCCGGGCGGCGGCGCGCTGAGCCGCTTCATTCGGCCCCGCGATCTCGACCCCGCGCTTGGCCCGGAGAAAAATCACTGA
- a CDS encoding HesB/IscA family protein produces the protein MSTTTRARPAALNVTPNATERIRELMAKAPEGTVGVRLSTPKRGCSGLAYSVDYLADASPMDERIETPGGILFVDAGSLLYLIGSTMDWREDDFTAGFVFDNPNAKGMCGCGESFTV, from the coding sequence ATGAGCACCACGACCCGCGCCCGACCGGCCGCCCTGAACGTGACTCCGAACGCCACCGAACGGATTCGCGAGCTGATGGCCAAAGCCCCCGAAGGGACGGTGGGCGTACGCCTTTCGACGCCCAAGCGCGGCTGTTCCGGCCTTGCCTATTCGGTGGATTATCTGGCGGACGCCAGCCCGATGGACGAGCGGATTGAAACCCCGGGCGGCATATTGTTCGTCGACGCCGGTTCGCTGCTTTATCTGATCGGATCGACGATGGACTGGCGCGAGGACGATTTCACCGCCGGATTCGTGTTCGACAATCCCAACGCCAAGGGCATGTGCGGCTGCGGCGAAAGCTTCACAGTCTGA
- a CDS encoding SUF system Fe-S cluster assembly protein, whose protein sequence is MNDETGKFTVEEVDAAPAKPERPQVDPRADRRPDYLEGFLTQKAEALTGNEPGGELYEAVITALKEIYDPEIPVNIYDLGLIYGLEIDDDAHAVVTMTLTTPHCPVAESMPGEVELRVGAVPGVGHAEVNLVWDPPWDPQKMSEEAKLELGML, encoded by the coding sequence ATGAACGACGAAACGGGCAAGTTCACCGTGGAGGAAGTCGATGCGGCTCCGGCAAAGCCGGAACGGCCGCAGGTGGACCCCCGCGCAGATCGCAGGCCGGATTATCTGGAGGGTTTCCTCACGCAAAAGGCGGAGGCGCTGACCGGAAATGAGCCGGGCGGCGAACTCTATGAGGCGGTGATCACGGCGCTGAAGGAAATCTATGATCCCGAGATACCCGTGAATATCTATGACCTAGGTCTTATATATGGACTTGAGATCGACGATGACGCCCATGCCGTCGTCACCATGACGCTCACGACGCCGCATTGCCCGGTCGCCGAATCCATGCCGGGCGAAGTGGAATTGCGGGTGGGCGCGGTGCCGGGCGTCGGCCATGCCGAGGTCAATCTGGTGTGGGACCCGCCCTGGGACCCGCAGAAGATGTCCGAGGAAGCGAAACTCGAACTGGGAATGCTGTGA
- a CDS encoding SufB/SufD family protein, with product MTLLTLPSTREEAWRWSDLAALPALAETQPSGSAGDASGFFLGCGGPRLLFVDGVYQADSSSPGPVTVGAIDASAGDHPLGRLAEGKGWRLALGRDHAPGAPVEIVHLSTGGTNHLAARIDMDDDAQASIIETYAGEGWVNRLTAIRLGRSARAMRAVRLLGGSGFQSMTERAELAEGASLYTSFLGAGGADSRIDVRSELAGEGAFAEIGGALLARGKQRHDANVVLRHASPEGMSRQTWRMVAADQATASVAARVEVARQAQKTDAEQSLKGLLMERTATINLKPELEIFADDVKCAHGATVGELSRDALFYLSARGVPPLDARALLTRAFIADALDRIGEEQAREAFKGDADEWLGGAA from the coding sequence GTGACCCTGCTCACCCTCCCGTCCACCCGCGAAGAGGCATGGCGCTGGAGCGACCTTGCCGCACTGCCCGCGCTCGCCGAGACGCAGCCGAGCGGCAGCGCAGGCGATGCGAGCGGGTTCTTCCTCGGTTGCGGCGGGCCGCGTCTCCTGTTCGTCGACGGCGTCTATCAGGCGGACAGCAGCAGCCCCGGCCCGGTCACCGTAGGCGCAATTGACGCATCGGCGGGCGATCACCCGCTGGGAAGGCTGGCGGAAGGCAAGGGCTGGCGGCTGGCGCTGGGCCGCGACCATGCGCCCGGCGCGCCGGTGGAGATCGTCCACCTGTCCACCGGCGGGACGAACCATCTGGCGGCGCGCATCGACATGGACGACGATGCGCAGGCGAGCATCATCGAAACCTATGCGGGCGAAGGCTGGGTGAACCGGCTGACCGCCATCCGCCTTGGCAGGAGCGCGCGGGCGATGCGCGCCGTGCGGCTGCTGGGCGGCAGCGGCTTTCAAAGCATGACCGAGCGCGCGGAACTGGCCGAGGGGGCGAGCCTTTACACCAGCTTCCTCGGCGCGGGCGGGGCCGACAGCCGGATAGATGTCCGGTCCGAGCTGGCGGGCGAAGGCGCTTTCGCCGAGATCGGCGGCGCTCTGCTGGCAAGAGGCAAGCAGCGTCATGACGCCAATGTCGTGCTGCGCCATGCAAGCCCCGAAGGGATGAGCCGCCAGACGTGGCGGATGGTGGCGGCGGATCAGGCGACGGCGAGCGTTGCGGCGCGTGTCGAGGTTGCGCGGCAGGCGCAGAAGACCGACGCCGAGCAATCGCTGAAAGGGCTGCTGATGGAGCGCACGGCCACCATCAACCTCAAGCCCGAGCTTGAGATTTTCGCCGACGACGTGAAATGCGCCCATGGCGCGACGGTGGGCGAGTTGAGCCGGGACGCGCTCTTCTATCTCTCCGCCCGTGGCGTTCCTCCGCTTGACGCGCGCGCGCTGCTGACCCGCGCGTTCATCGCCGACGCGCTGGACCGGATCGGCGAGGAGCAGGCGCGCGAGGCCTTCAAGGGGGACGCCGACGAGTGGCTGGGAGGCGCGGCATGA
- the sufB gene encoding Fe-S cluster assembly protein SufB → MNVRNPEAAAAVAEASKYKWGFSSNIEQEFAPKGLSEDTVRYISARKNEPEWMLDWRLKAYRLWQKMPSPEWAKLRIPPIDYQDAYYYAAPKAKPTLASLDELDPEIRSTYEKLGIPIEEQKLLANVEGARKVAVDAVFDSVSVATTFREELKKAGVIFLSISEAIREYPDLVRKWLGKVVPQADNYFAALNCAVFSDGTFVYVPEGVRCPMELSTYFRINAANTGQFERTLIIADKGSYVSYLEGCTAPQRDENQLHAAVVELVALDDAEIKYSTVQNWYPGDAEGRGGIYNFVTKRALCQGRRSKVSWTQVETGSAITWKYPSCVLSGEESVGEFYSVAVTNNHQQADTGTKMIHLGRNSRSTIISKGISAGKSDNTYRGLVRVGPTAENVRNFTQCDSLLLGHDCGAHTVPYIEVRNPSAQIEHEATTSKISDDQLFYAMSRGLSAEDAVALIVNGFCREVLQQLPMEFAVEAQKLLGISLEGSVG, encoded by the coding sequence ATGAATGTGCGTAACCCCGAAGCAGCGGCCGCCGTCGCCGAGGCGTCAAAGTACAAATGGGGCTTTTCCAGCAATATCGAGCAGGAGTTCGCGCCCAAGGGGCTGAGCGAGGATACGGTGCGCTATATATCGGCCCGCAAGAACGAGCCGGAATGGATGCTCGACTGGCGGCTGAAGGCCTATCGCCTGTGGCAGAAGATGCCGTCGCCGGAATGGGCCAAGCTCAGAATCCCGCCGATCGACTATCAGGACGCCTATTATTACGCCGCGCCCAAGGCCAAGCCGACGCTTGCCTCGCTTGACGAGCTAGACCCGGAAATCCGCTCCACATACGAAAAGCTGGGCATCCCGATCGAGGAGCAGAAGCTGCTCGCCAATGTCGAGGGCGCGCGCAAGGTCGCCGTGGACGCGGTGTTCGACAGCGTTTCCGTCGCCACCACCTTTCGCGAGGAGCTGAAGAAGGCGGGGGTCATCTTCCTGTCGATTTCGGAAGCGATCCGCGAATATCCCGATCTGGTGAGAAAGTGGCTCGGCAAGGTCGTGCCCCAGGCCGACAATTATTTCGCGGCGCTCAACTGCGCGGTCTTTTCCGACGGCACCTTCGTCTATGTTCCCGAGGGCGTGCGCTGCCCGATGGAGCTTTCCACCTATTTCCGGATCAACGCGGCCAACACCGGCCAGTTCGAGCGGACGCTGATTATCGCCGACAAGGGATCATATGTCAGCTATCTGGAGGGCTGCACCGCACCACAGCGCGACGAGAACCAGCTTCACGCGGCCGTGGTGGAGCTGGTCGCGCTGGACGATGCGGAGATTAAATATTCCACCGTCCAGAACTGGTATCCGGGCGATGCCGAAGGCAGGGGCGGCATCTACAATTTCGTCACCAAGCGCGCCTTGTGCCAGGGCAGACGCTCCAAGGTGTCGTGGACGCAGGTTGAGACCGGCTCCGCCATCACCTGGAAATATCCAAGCTGCGTGCTGTCGGGCGAGGAATCGGTGGGCGAGTTCTATTCCGTCGCCGTCACGAACAATCATCAGCAGGCCGACACCGGCACCAAGATGATCCACCTCGGGCGAAACAGCCGGTCCACCATCATCTCCAAGGGCATATCGGCGGGCAAGTCGGACAACACCTATCGCGGCCTGGTGCGCGTCGGCCCCACCGCCGAAAACGTCCGCAACTTCACCCAGTGTGATTCGCTGCTGTTGGGCCACGACTGCGGCGCGCACACCGTGCCCTATATCGAGGTGAGGAACCCCTCGGCGCAGATCGAGCATGAGGCGACAACCTCCAAGATCAGCGACGATCAGCTGTTCTACGCCATGTCGCGCGGGCTTTCCGCCGAGGATGCGGTGGCGCTGATCGTGAACGGCTTCTGCCGCGAAGTGCTGCAACAGCTTCCCATGGAGTTCGCGGTCGAAGCCCAGAAGCTCCTGGGTATCAGCCTTGAAGGGAGTGTAGGATGA
- a CDS encoding NAD(P)H-dependent flavin oxidoreductase, whose amino-acid sequence MRHPTTTALRSRLRLPVIGSPMFIISCPDLVIAQCKAGIVGSVPALNARPQSLLDEWLHRISEELADHDAANPDRPSAPFAVNQIVHRSNERLDADMAVIEKHRVPIVITSLGARTDVNDAVHGWGGVTFHDVINRQFAAKAVEKGADGLIAVAAGAGGHAGTQSAFALIQEIRQFFDGPLALSGSIANGGAVLAAEAMGADFAYVGSAFIATDEANASDAYKQAIVDGAAADIVYTSYFTGVHGNYLKPSIRAAGMDPDALPDADPSKMNFAGEGQAKAWKEIWGCGQGIGAVTAVQPAAAFIDRLADEYAAARARVCN is encoded by the coding sequence ATGCGACATCCGACAACGACGGCCCTTCGGTCCCGGCTACGGCTGCCGGTGATCGGTTCGCCCATGTTCATCATCTCCTGTCCCGATCTGGTGATCGCGCAGTGCAAGGCCGGAATTGTCGGCTCCGTGCCCGCGCTCAATGCACGGCCGCAATCGCTCCTCGACGAATGGCTGCATCGCATATCCGAGGAACTGGCCGATCACGACGCCGCCAATCCGGATCGACCGTCAGCCCCCTTTGCGGTGAACCAGATCGTCCACCGCTCCAACGAGCGGCTGGACGCGGACATGGCCGTGATCGAAAAGCACCGGGTCCCTATCGTCATCACCTCGCTTGGCGCGCGAACGGATGTGAATGATGCGGTTCATGGCTGGGGCGGCGTCACCTTTCATGACGTCATCAACCGCCAATTCGCGGCCAAGGCGGTGGAAAAAGGCGCCGATGGGCTGATTGCGGTGGCAGCCGGCGCGGGCGGCCATGCCGGCACCCAGTCGGCCTTCGCGCTGATCCAGGAAATCCGCCAGTTCTTCGATGGCCCGCTCGCCCTGTCGGGTTCCATTGCCAACGGCGGCGCGGTGCTGGCGGCCGAGGCCATGGGTGCGGATTTCGCCTATGTCGGTTCGGCCTTCATCGCGACCGACGAGGCCAATGCGTCCGACGCCTACAAGCAGGCGATCGTAGACGGCGCGGCGGCCGACATCGTCTACACCAGCTATTTCACCGGCGTTCATGGCAATTATCTGAAACCGTCGATCCGCGCCGCCGGAATGGACCCCGACGCCCTGCCGGACGCCGACCCTTCAAAGATGAACTTCGCGGGCGAAGGGCAGGCAAAGGCGTGGAAAGAAATCTGGGGTTGCGGCCAGGGCATCGGCGCGGTCACGGCCGTTCAGCCCGCGGCCGCCTTCATCGATCGTCTGGCAGATGAATACGCCGCCGCCAGGGCGAGGGTCTGCAACTGA
- the sufC gene encoding Fe-S cluster assembly ATPase SufC — translation MLRIENLHAEIDGKPILKGLNLTLNAGEIHAIMGPNGAGKSTLSYVLAGRQGYEVTEGSVTFMGKDLLGLEPHERAAAGIFLGMQYPVEIPGVSNVQFLRTALNAQRRARGQSEVSAGEFLKLSRAQADALGLSADMLKRPVNVGFSGGEKKRNEMVQMGVLDPALAILDETDSGLDIDALRVVGDGINRIMRKPDKAVLLITHYQRLLDVVKPDFVHVLSAGRIIRSGGPELAHELEREGYGATVEEDQAA, via the coding sequence ATGCTCAGAATTGAAAACCTTCACGCCGAGATTGACGGCAAGCCGATCCTGAAGGGCCTGAACCTGACGCTGAACGCGGGGGAAATCCACGCGATCATGGGGCCGAACGGCGCTGGCAAATCGACCCTGTCCTATGTGCTGGCCGGACGCCAGGGCTATGAAGTGACGGAAGGCTCCGTCACCTTCATGGGCAAGGACCTGCTTGGGCTGGAGCCGCATGAGCGCGCCGCCGCCGGCATCTTCCTTGGCATGCAATATCCGGTGGAGATACCTGGCGTATCGAACGTCCAGTTCCTGCGCACGGCGCTTAACGCCCAGCGGCGCGCGCGGGGGCAGAGCGAAGTGTCGGCCGGAGAGTTTCTGAAGCTGTCGCGCGCGCAGGCCGATGCGCTCGGCCTTTCCGCCGACATGCTGAAGCGCCCGGTGAACGTCGGCTTTTCGGGCGGCGAGAAGAAGCGCAACGAAATGGTGCAGATGGGCGTGCTCGACCCGGCGCTCGCGATATTGGACGAGACCGACAGCGGGCTCGACATCGATGCGCTGCGGGTGGTCGGCGACGGCATCAACCGTATCATGCGCAAGCCGGACAAGGCCGTGCTTCTCATCACCCATTACCAGCGCCTGCTGGACGTGGTGAAGCCCGATTTCGTGCATGTGCTGTCCGCAGGCCGGATCATCCGGTCGGGCGGGCCGGAGCTTGCGCATGAGCTGGAGCGCGAGGGCTATGGCGCAACCGTCGAGGAGGATCAGGCGGCGTGA
- a CDS encoding SUF system Fe-S cluster assembly regulator yields the protein MRLTSLADYAVVVMSAAARAEPGTRLSAALVAEQTGVPLPTVQKLMGRLAQSGLLGSARGSGGGFVLARAADSISLADIVEAVDGPIAMTACVDQGRHDCGLETGCRVRSHWPAVNGAIRGALAGVSLESLAHGVVQ from the coding sequence GTGCGCCTGACCAGTCTTGCCGATTATGCAGTGGTGGTGATGTCCGCTGCCGCGCGTGCCGAACCCGGCACAAGGCTGTCGGCGGCGCTTGTCGCCGAGCAGACCGGCGTCCCCCTGCCCACGGTCCAGAAGCTGATGGGGCGGCTGGCACAGTCCGGGCTGCTCGGGTCCGCGCGCGGCAGCGGCGGCGGGTTTGTGCTGGCGCGCGCCGCCGACAGCATCAGCCTTGCCGATATCGTCGAGGCGGTCGACGGACCGATTGCGATGACGGCGTGCGTCGATCAGGGCCGGCATGATTGCGGGCTTGAAACAGGATGCCGGGTTCGGTCGCACTGGCCCGCGGTCAACGGAGCGATACGCGGGGCGCTGGCGGGCGTCAGTCTTGAAAGCCTCGCCCATGGAGTGGTTCAATGA
- a CDS encoding aminotransferase class V-fold PLP-dependent enzyme produces MTATETLLKINRRADFPAIPDGWSYLDTAATAQKPQPVVDAIAQGYARDYATVHRGVYTRSADMTVAYERARARVAAFIGADSPDEIVFVRGATEAINLVAQSWGVTHLKPGDRIMLSVLEHHSNIVPWQLIRDRTGIEIDVAPLTADGKIDLDAMAAMLTPAHRLVALAHVSNVLGSVLDARRAADLAHAVGAKLLLDGCQAAPRMKLDMAALDCDFYVFSAHKLYGPTGIGVLWARPDILDGMPPWQGGGAMIDQVTFARTSYAPPPARFEAGTPHIIGAIGLHAAIDYVEGIGMDLMIEHETALVRLARERLSRINSVRLFGPENAAGIVSFAVDGAHPHDVGTILDEAGVAIRAGHHCAQPLMEHLGVPATARASFGIYNDESDVEALVRGIEKVSRIFG; encoded by the coding sequence ATGACCGCGACCGAAACCCTGCTGAAGATCAACCGCCGGGCCGATTTTCCGGCGATCCCCGATGGCTGGAGCTATCTGGACACCGCCGCCACGGCGCAAAAGCCGCAGCCGGTGGTCGATGCCATAGCGCAGGGCTATGCGCGCGACTATGCGACGGTCCATCGTGGCGTCTACACACGTTCTGCCGACATGACGGTAGCTTATGAGCGGGCGCGGGCGCGCGTCGCGGCGTTCATCGGCGCCGATTCCCCCGATGAAATCGTCTTCGTGCGCGGCGCGACCGAAGCGATCAACCTTGTCGCGCAAAGCTGGGGCGTCACCCATCTGAAGCCCGGCGACCGGATCATGCTGTCGGTGCTGGAGCATCACAGCAACATCGTGCCGTGGCAGTTGATCCGCGACCGGACCGGCATCGAGATCGACGTCGCCCCGCTGACGGCGGACGGCAAGATCGACCTCGACGCAATGGCGGCAATGCTGACCCCCGCGCACAGGCTTGTGGCGCTGGCCCATGTGTCAAACGTGCTTGGATCGGTGCTGGACGCCCGACGCGCCGCCGATCTGGCGCATGCGGTTGGTGCAAAGCTGCTGCTCGACGGCTGCCAGGCCGCGCCCCGCATGAAGCTCGACATGGCGGCGCTCGATTGCGACTTCTACGTGTTTTCGGCACACAAGCTCTATGGCCCGACCGGCATCGGCGTGCTGTGGGCAAGGCCCGACATATTGGACGGCATGCCGCCGTGGCAGGGCGGCGGCGCGATGATCGACCAGGTGACCTTCGCGCGCACCAGCTATGCCCCGCCGCCCGCGCGGTTCGAGGCGGGCACGCCGCACATCATCGGCGCGATCGGGCTTCACGCCGCGATCGACTATGTCGAGGGCATCGGCATGGACCTGATGATCGAGCATGAGACCGCGCTGGTGCGGCTGGCGCGGGAAAGGCTGTCGCGGATCAACTCCGTGCGCCTGTTCGGGCCGGAGAACGCGGCCGGCATCGTCAGCTTTGCGGTCGACGGCGCGCATCCGCATGACGTCGGCACCATATTGGACGAGGCGGGCGTGGCGATCCGCGCCGGGCACCATTGCGCCCAACCGCTGATGGAGCATCTGGGCGTGCCGGCGACCGCTCGTGCGAGCTTCGGCATCTACAATGACGAAAGCGATGTCGAGGCGCTGGTCCGCGGCATCGAGAAGGTAAGCAGGATATTCGGATGA